The following are encoded in a window of Pseudomonas sp. St316 genomic DNA:
- a CDS encoding FAD-binding oxidoreductase, translated as MKPQKSDVLIIGGGIMGSASAFFLRQRGHSVTLLERDLIGQYASGVNFGNVRRQGRFLGQLELSNRSYGLWKRLPELIGDDLEFIPSGHMRVCYREDEIAELEAYAAAPEARELDLQIITGKALHARFPFLGPQVKGGSYAPHDGHANPRLAAPAFARAATRAGASVCERTEVAAVQKVNDEFHVATTDGQLFIAEQLLITAGAWGAKLSEQFDEAVPLQANGPQMSVTEPVPYALPTVIGVFTKIKEEVIYFRQIPRGNLIIGGGNRCKPDMINRRAYFKPESLLNQMQQMSRLLPGVANLNIIRVWSGIESYTPDSLPIMGPSGKVKGLFYAFGFCGHGFQLGPGVGDVMAELISTGNTGTLISPFDIRRFTEPTALTMPQVSTPGTGRLI; from the coding sequence ATGAAGCCACAAAAAAGCGATGTACTGATTATAGGCGGCGGCATCATGGGCTCGGCGTCGGCGTTTTTCCTGCGCCAGCGTGGGCACTCGGTGACCCTGCTGGAACGCGACCTGATCGGCCAATATGCCAGTGGGGTGAATTTCGGCAACGTGCGACGCCAGGGGCGATTCCTCGGCCAACTGGAACTGTCCAATCGCTCGTACGGGTTGTGGAAACGGCTCCCCGAGTTGATTGGCGATGACCTGGAGTTCATCCCCAGCGGCCATATGCGCGTCTGTTATCGCGAAGACGAAATCGCCGAACTTGAAGCCTACGCCGCCGCCCCCGAAGCCCGCGAGCTGGACTTGCAGATCATCACCGGCAAGGCTTTGCATGCGCGTTTCCCATTCCTCGGCCCGCAGGTCAAAGGTGGCTCGTATGCCCCTCACGACGGCCACGCCAACCCGCGCTTGGCCGCACCGGCATTTGCCCGCGCGGCGACACGGGCCGGGGCAAGTGTGTGCGAGCGAACGGAAGTCGCCGCAGTACAAAAGGTGAACGACGAATTCCACGTGGCCACCACCGATGGCCAATTGTTCATTGCAGAACAACTGCTGATCACGGCAGGGGCGTGGGGGGCAAAGCTGTCCGAACAATTTGACGAAGCCGTGCCATTGCAAGCCAATGGCCCGCAGATGTCGGTCACCGAACCGGTACCCTATGCCTTGCCGACGGTGATCGGCGTGTTCACCAAGATAAAGGAAGAGGTGATTTATTTCCGGCAGATCCCCCGGGGCAACCTCATCATCGGCGGCGGCAACCGTTGCAAACCGGACATGATCAACCGTCGTGCCTACTTCAAGCCCGAGAGCCTGCTCAACCAGATGCAGCAGATGAGCCGCCTGCTGCCTGGGGTGGCGAACCTGAACATTATCCGGGTGTGGAGCGGCATCGAAAGCTATACGCCAGACTCACTGCCGATCATGGGCCCAAGCGGCAAGGTCAAGGGGTTGTTCTATGCCTTTGGTTTCTGCGGGCATGGCTTCCAGCTCGGCCCGGGCGTCGGCGACGTCATGGCCGAGCTGATCAGCACCGGCAACACCGGCACCCTGATCAGCCCTTTTGATATCCGCAGGTTTACCGAACCGACAGCCCTGACAATGCCTCAGGTGAGCACACCTGGCACCGGCCGACTCATTTGA
- a CDS encoding RidA family protein → MAGEIELIQTTRAAAAGGHYSQAVSHEGVLYVSGQLPVRADGGHSVDQPFEVQAAIALDNLMAILGAAGRRPSDLLKVTVYVAGIEHWPAFDRIYARYLGAHRPARAVVPVPALHHGYLIEIEALACAPPYPTA, encoded by the coding sequence ATGGCTGGTGAAATCGAGTTGATCCAGACCACCCGGGCGGCCGCTGCGGGTGGACATTACTCCCAGGCGGTCTCGCACGAAGGCGTCTTGTACGTGTCCGGGCAACTGCCGGTACGTGCCGATGGCGGCCACAGTGTCGACCAACCGTTCGAGGTACAAGCCGCCATCGCCCTGGATAACCTGATGGCGATTCTTGGCGCCGCGGGTCGTCGTCCGAGCGACCTGCTGAAAGTGACGGTCTATGTCGCCGGCATTGAACACTGGCCAGCGTTCGACCGGATCTACGCCCGCTATCTGGGCGCACACCGACCTGCGCGCGCGGTGGTGCCCGTGCCGGCCTTGCACCATGGGTACCTGATCGAAATCGAAGCGCTGGCATGTGCGCCCCCCTACCCAACGGCATGA
- a CDS encoding GFA family protein: MDRFTGGCLCGNVRIQASGRPYRVGLCHCLDCRKHHGALFYAAAVFPQDAVTIEGETRDYAGRFFCPRCGSSLFARSADEIEVHLGTLDAPDQLMPTYESWTVRRESWLPAFPFTRHYVHDREGTGRAEE; this comes from the coding sequence ATGGACCGATTCACCGGCGGTTGCCTATGCGGCAATGTTCGTATCCAGGCCTCGGGCCGTCCGTATCGCGTTGGCCTCTGTCACTGCCTCGATTGTCGCAAGCATCACGGCGCGCTCTTCTACGCTGCCGCCGTGTTCCCCCAGGATGCCGTGACGATCGAAGGTGAAACACGGGACTATGCCGGACGCTTTTTCTGTCCGCGCTGTGGCTCGTCGCTGTTCGCCCGCTCGGCTGACGAAATAGAAGTGCACCTGGGGACCCTGGACGCCCCCGATCAACTGATGCCCACCTACGAAAGCTGGACCGTGCGCCGCGAGTCATGGCTGCCGGCGTTTCCGTTCACCCGACACTACGTACATGATCGCGAGGGTACGGGCCGGGCCGAGGAGTAG
- a CDS encoding DSD1 family PLP-dependent enzyme yields the protein MPVSIASLDTPVALIDVPRMQRNIQRMQHRMDALGVRLRPHIKTSKCLPVVQAQIAAGARAITVSTLKEAEHCFAEGIHDIFYAVSMAPGKLAQALTLRRKGCRLSILTDSLAATQAIVDFGRQHDERFEVWIEIDCDGHRSGVRVEDDALVDIARRLSEGGMQLCGVMTHAGSSYELDTPQALQALAEQERHLCVSAAQRIRAAGLACPQVSIGSTPTALSAVSLEGVTEVRAGVYVFFDLVMHNIGVCQADELALSVLTTVIGHQPDKGWIITDAGWMAMSRDRGTQRQQRDFGYGQVCSEAGAWIEGALLTSANQEHGIVTLSSPGDVAITERFPIGSRLRILPNHACATGAQFPDYHACDVFGQVHTWSRLHGW from the coding sequence GCGCATGCAACACCGCATGGACGCCTTGGGAGTGCGTCTGCGCCCACATATCAAAACCAGCAAATGCCTGCCGGTGGTTCAAGCGCAGATCGCAGCAGGCGCCAGGGCAATCACCGTGTCCACCCTCAAGGAAGCCGAGCATTGCTTCGCCGAAGGCATCCACGACATCTTTTATGCCGTGTCCATGGCGCCCGGCAAACTGGCCCAGGCCCTGACGCTGCGGCGCAAGGGCTGTCGCTTGAGCATCTTGACCGACAGCCTGGCGGCGACGCAGGCCATCGTCGATTTCGGCAGGCAGCACGACGAACGTTTCGAGGTCTGGATCGAGATCGATTGCGACGGTCATCGCTCCGGCGTGCGCGTTGAAGACGATGCACTGGTCGACATCGCGCGGCGACTCAGCGAAGGCGGCATGCAGCTGTGCGGCGTCATGACCCACGCCGGGTCCAGCTACGAGCTCGATACGCCCCAAGCGCTGCAAGCCTTGGCCGAACAAGAACGCCACCTCTGCGTCAGCGCCGCCCAACGCATCCGCGCAGCCGGGCTGGCCTGCCCGCAAGTCAGCATCGGCTCGACACCCACGGCATTGTCGGCGGTGAGCCTGGAAGGCGTGACCGAGGTCCGCGCCGGCGTCTATGTGTTCTTCGACCTAGTGATGCACAACATCGGTGTTTGCCAGGCAGATGAATTGGCGCTGAGCGTACTGACCACCGTCATCGGGCATCAGCCGGACAAAGGCTGGATCATCACCGATGCCGGCTGGATGGCCATGAGCCGGGACCGGGGGACACAGCGCCAGCAGCGGGATTTCGGCTATGGACAAGTGTGCAGCGAAGCCGGCGCCTGGATCGAGGGCGCGCTGCTCACCAGCGCCAACCAGGAGCACGGCATCGTCACCCTTTCCAGCCCTGGGGACGTCGCTATCACCGAGCGTTTTCCCATCGGCAGTCGCCTGCGCATCCTGCCCAACCACGCCTGCGCCACCGGTGCGCAATTCCCTGATTACCACGCCTGCGATGTCTTCGGCCAGGTGCACACCTGGAGTCGTCTGCATGGCTGGTGA
- a CDS encoding aldehyde dehydrogenase family protein — MTTPFLNNPPTSQQFYINGDWQSAAYPATLPVINPATEQVIAEVARGSSEDVDRAVAAARAAFPGWSATSVDTRVAILGKIHGLMLERKEELAQVLSLEMGAAIGFARAMQVPLAAEHVRVARDVLSTYNFRKLEQGTAIQREPIGVCGLITPWNWPLYQITAKVAPAIAAGCTVVLKPSELSPLSALLFAQLVHDAGLPAGVFNLVNGSGAEVGAAMAAHPDIDLISITGSNRAGALVAQAAAPTVKRVTQELGGKSPNVLLPDADFAKAVPPGVMSAFRNVGQSCSAPTRMIVPRNRSAEVEALAAATANAIIVGDPRSEETVLGPIANEAQFNRVQTMIEVGLHEGAKLVCGGPGRPEGFEQGFYTRPTVFSQVDSSMRIAQEEIFGPVLCIIPYDTVDEAVAIANDTVYGLGAHVQGQDLELARAVASRIRAGQVLLNYPAWNPMAPFGGYKRSGNGREYGVHGFEEYLEIKAIVGFE; from the coding sequence ATGACCACCCCATTTTTGAACAACCCGCCTACGTCCCAGCAGTTCTATATCAATGGTGACTGGCAGTCTGCGGCATACCCGGCCACGCTGCCGGTGATCAATCCCGCGACCGAGCAAGTCATTGCCGAGGTCGCTCGCGGCTCAAGCGAGGACGTTGACCGCGCGGTCGCGGCAGCTCGCGCAGCGTTTCCCGGCTGGTCCGCCACTTCGGTGGATACACGCGTGGCGATCCTTGGAAAGATCCATGGGCTGATGCTTGAGCGCAAGGAAGAACTGGCCCAGGTGCTCTCGCTGGAAATGGGCGCGGCCATCGGCTTCGCACGGGCCATGCAAGTGCCGCTGGCCGCCGAACACGTTCGGGTGGCCCGCGATGTGCTGTCCACTTACAACTTCCGGAAGCTTGAGCAGGGCACGGCCATTCAACGCGAACCCATCGGCGTCTGCGGCCTCATTACGCCGTGGAACTGGCCGCTGTACCAAATCACCGCCAAAGTCGCCCCGGCGATTGCCGCCGGTTGCACGGTGGTGTTGAAACCCAGCGAACTGTCGCCCCTCAGTGCCCTTCTCTTCGCACAATTGGTGCATGACGCCGGCCTGCCTGCCGGCGTCTTCAACCTGGTGAACGGCAGCGGTGCCGAGGTCGGCGCAGCCATGGCGGCGCACCCCGACATCGACCTGATCTCCATCACCGGCTCGAACCGCGCCGGCGCACTGGTGGCCCAGGCCGCCGCGCCAACGGTAAAACGCGTCACCCAGGAACTGGGCGGCAAATCCCCGAACGTGTTGCTGCCGGACGCTGACTTCGCCAAAGCCGTGCCACCTGGCGTGATGTCGGCGTTCCGCAATGTCGGCCAGTCGTGCAGCGCGCCGACCCGAATGATCGTGCCACGAAATCGCTCGGCGGAAGTCGAAGCGCTGGCTGCCGCGACTGCCAACGCGATCATCGTCGGCGACCCACGATCGGAAGAAACCGTACTCGGCCCCATCGCCAACGAGGCCCAGTTCAATCGGGTGCAAACCATGATCGAAGTCGGCTTGCATGAAGGGGCCAAGCTTGTGTGCGGCGGCCCTGGGCGCCCGGAGGGTTTTGAACAAGGCTTCTACACCCGCCCTACGGTCTTCTCGCAGGTCGACAGCAGCATGCGCATCGCCCAGGAAGAAATCTTCGGCCCGGTGCTGTGCATCATTCCCTATGACACGGTGGATGAAGCCGTCGCCATCGCCAATGACACCGTCTATGGGCTCGGCGCGCATGTCCAGGGCCAGGACCTTGAGCTTGCGCGCGCCGTCGCGTCGCGTATCCGCGCAGGACAAGTGCTGTTGAACTACCCGGCGTGGAATCCCATGGCGCCGTTCGGCGGCTACAAGCGCTCAGGCAATGGCCGTGAGTATGGGGTTCACGGGTTCGAGGAGTATCTGGAGATCAAGGCGATTGTCGGTTTCGAATGA